Sequence from the Dehalococcoidia bacterium genome:
AGAGACAATAGCGCTCATTTCAACATCGATCGGAAGTTGATCAGTGATTCCCTAGTCTATCTGGCTGACGCGCTCATTATATCGGATAAACTTGTCTATGGCCCCGGCAGCATCCGTCACCGATCCAAACACGGGCAGGCCTGACCTGTAGCACTTCTCCATCAATTCAGACGCGATCTGGTGATCCGTGACGGTATATCTCGCCTGAACAACTGCCGCACAGGGTTTGCCCGAAAGCTTGGCACCCTCAACAAAGGCTTCTATCAATGGACCTAATATGCCCATCGTCATCGGCCGCGGCCCTACATCGATGGATACGTGCATGATCAACAGATCGATCCCCTGCCAGCTGCCGATAATATGGACCGCATTCTTCAATGCCTCGCTATTCCAGAAAATGGTGTTCACATCGGCAGGGTTGACAATTATGTTGCCATCGGCAGGGACAATAGTGCTCAGTTTTTGTTGTAACTCTGAGGGAAACACCGGCACCATCAGATTAGCTTTAGAGCAGGCATCAGCAGCCACCACACTGGCACCACCTCCCACACCTACCAATGCCGTATTCCTTCCATTAGGCTTGTTCATAAAAACATGCGGCAGCAAGGTGTCTATCATCTCTGCCACGCTGTAGACTTGCTGCGCGCCTTTTTGCTTCAGCAGCCAGGACCACACCTCTCGGGAACCGGCAAGGGAGGCAGTATGGCTCATCACAGTTCGGGTTCCTGCCTCAGTTTCACCCCCCTTCATCACAATAACAGGCTTTGCCTTTGTCGCTTTCTCCAGTGCGGCAATAAAACGTTGGCCATCCTTCACACCCTCGATG
This genomic interval carries:
- a CDS encoding CoA-binding protein, whose amino-acid sequence is MLVKYCVAALYSSVEEYIEIAPDVKCLKTSVRKGGPFMNPQTTEIYSNLDEIFSPKSVAVVGASPSKHAPGAFLLLSLIEFGYKGRLYPVNLRGESVHGLQAYPSVRDIPGPVDMVIIATPANTTVQVMEDCIAKKVKVVTLFTAGFSETGLGDRSELEKRMRAKAREAGVRIVGPNCMGIYSPKGGITFAGDFPRESGPVGVICQSGGHTNAIVREGATRGVRFSKVVSYGNASDINETELLEYFARDPETKVIACYIEGVKDGQRFIAALEKATKAKPVIVMKGGETEAGTRTVMSHTASLAGSREVWSWLLKQKGAQQVYSVAEMIDTLLPHVFMNKPNGRNTALVGVGGGASVVAADACSKANLMVPVFPSELQQKLSTIVPADGNIIVNPADVNTIFWNSEALKNAVHIIGSWQGIDLLIMHVSIDVGPRPMTMGILGPLIEAFVEGAKLSGKPCAAVVQARYTVTDHQIASELMEKCYRSGLPVFGSVTDAAGAIDKFIRYNERVSQID